One region of Erythrolamprus reginae isolate rEryReg1 chromosome 12, rEryReg1.hap1, whole genome shotgun sequence genomic DNA includes:
- the TEX12 gene encoding testis-expressed protein 12, producing MTTLLKPDEYKNKRKKEAKNESSGTAQLGFFEKNDPTPESSQKFQKTDTLETILKDTGKEINALLSKYAQILGERAAMDASYVEELEGILKEASSIEHHLKLKRENLRHSFAAIAGPLQNEEGVSGK from the exons ATGACTACCCTCCTAAAGCCAGATGAATACAAAAATAAGCGTAAAAAGGAAGCAAAG aatgaaAGTTCAGGAACTGCACAActgggtttttttgaaaaaaatgatccgACTCCTGAAAGCTCCCAGAAATTTCAGAAAACTGATACTCTGGAAACCATTTTAAAGg ATACAGGCAAAGAAATCAATGCTCTGTTATCAAAGTATGCACAAATTTTGGG TGAGAGAGCAGCAATGGATGCTTCATATGTAGAGGAGCTTGAAGGAATCCTGAAAGAAGCTAGTTCTATAGAACATCACCTGAAGCTGAAAAGAGAGAATCTAAGGCACAGTTTTGCAGCAATTGCAGGGCCTCTACAAAACGAAGAGGGTGTATCTGGCAAATGA